TTTGGCCTATTTAAAAAGGCAATTGATTCTTCCTCCAGACACAGAAGAGAAAACCTTATTCATCttctccaaaaatacaaacacaaaatcgacTATTGTTCTGGGCATTGCTTAAGGGTGTTCTCAATCTTCGTATCCGTCCACACCGGAAATGAGGAGTCGTGTAACCCTAGGGGTTGATTGCCATGAGTCCGCGTGTGTGTAGCGgggcaaattcaactttagggcagtgattgGTGTCACGCCACGACATAATTTCATATAAGCCATTCAAATTTAATCTGCTATTAGTCATATCTCCTACACACGGTTGTGCATGTCGTGTTCCTCCGTCTGCATGAAATTATCAACTTCTTGAAACTTCTCGCGAAGGTTAAAATTTAGGGTCGAAACTTGCTCACATTTATTGCATTTCACTTCACCGGAAATTGTGTTTATTCGATTAGCAACCAAATAGTTCATCGAATGGACTTTCGCACGTCGGTCCTTCGCCCATGGGAATGGTGGTCGGATTGTTTCACCCTTCACTTCATCGTTGACGGTGGCTTGGATTTGGTTGTTGACGGTAGAATGGACGGTGGCTTGGGTTTCGTTGTTGACGGTGGCTTGGGTTTCGTTGTTGACGGTGGCATGGGCGGTGGAATGGGCGGTGGCATGCACAGTGGCTTGGATTTCGTTGTTGACGGTGGAATGGATGGTGGTCGTCGGAATCTGGGTTGTTTCAGTTCTGGTggcaaaagaggagagagaaagacaaAGATTAAGACCATCATCTTCTTCGACGTTCTTCCTCTTCTGGTTGTTGGATGGATTATTGTCCGCCATGATTTGTTATTGAATTAACTCAGATATACGTACtacaatactccgtaataagatAACTAGGTTGATCGATCGATTAGAGGTTTTTAGAGAGAATTAAGTAACTAAATCAGAAACTAATTTGTAATTCGAATCTTGGATTTTCTTGAACGTAACAAAGTATGAATTACGAATGGAGAGTTGGAGACGGTCGGATTTTGAGGCGCGTTTCGTCCTTTTATACAAAATATTACTGAAACAATTAATGTCGGTTGTGGattgttctttttattaaattaaaattaaattcaaaactaaACGGTCATTAACATACAAAAAGTCAAATTAATTAGGAGTTTAATTAgtttaggaataggatttatATAATTAGCTTTACTTTGGAGTTAAATTATTTCCAAACTTAATACTTCGTACATTAATCTAAGGAAATAaaggaattggaaaataattagAAGTCTAA
This sequence is a window from Spinacia oleracea cultivar Varoflay chromosome 1, BTI_SOV_V1, whole genome shotgun sequence. Protein-coding genes within it:
- the LOC130465767 gene encoding uncharacterized protein, whose translation is MADNNPSNNQKRKNVEEDDGLNLCLSLSSFATRTETTQIPTTTIHSTVNNEIQATVHATAHSTAHATVNNETQATVNNETQATVHSTVNNQIQATVNDEVKGETIRPPFPWAKDRRAKVHSMNYLVANRINTISGEVKCNKCEQVSTLNFNLREKFQEVDNFMQTEEHDMHNRV